From the Erythrolamprus reginae isolate rEryReg1 chromosome Z, rEryReg1.hap1, whole genome shotgun sequence genome, one window contains:
- the DPH3 gene encoding diphthamide biosynthesis protein 3, with the protein MSVFHDEVEIEDFEYEEDTETYSYPCPCGDRFLITREDLENGEDVATCPSCSLIVKVIYDKEQFVCGEEVSPLTESKKLVKC; encoded by the exons ATGTCGGTTTTTCACGACGAAGTGGAGATAGAGGACTTCGAGTACGAGGAGGATACGGAGACCTACAGCTATCCTTGCCCCTGTGGAGACCGCTTTCTTATTACCCGG GAAGATTTGGAGAATGGGGAAGATGTGGCGACCTGCCCAAGTTGTTCACTTATAGTTAAAGTGATCTACGACAAG gaaCAGTTCGTGTGTGGCGAAGAAGTCTCACCACTTACAGAAAGCAAAAAATTAGTTAAATGCTGA